The proteins below are encoded in one region of Candidatus Bathyarchaeota archaeon:
- a CDS encoding deoxyhypusine synthase family protein — protein QEIGRRICNESSILYWTAKQNIPVYVPGITDGAVGYQIWFFSQDHDFRINLLKDESELNDIVFTAEKTGALIIGGGISKHHTIWWNQFRDGLDYAVYISTAVEWDGSLSGARPREAVSWHKIKEKADHVMIEGDASVILPIMVSSLITRKTKQEMK, from the coding sequence GCCAAGAAATAGGCAGGAGAATATGCAACGAAAGCTCGATACTCTATTGGACAGCAAAACAAAACATACCTGTTTACGTGCCAGGCATCACAGACGGAGCAGTCGGATACCAGATATGGTTCTTCTCACAAGACCATGACTTCAGAATCAACTTGTTGAAAGATGAAAGCGAACTGAACGACATTGTTTTCACCGCAGAGAAGACTGGTGCATTAATCATTGGAGGAGGCATCTCAAAGCATCATACTATTTGGTGGAACCAGTTCAGGGATGGATTGGATTATGCTGTTTATATCAGCACCGCTGTCGAGTGGGATGGAAGCCTGTCTGGAGCAAGACCAAGAGAAGCTGTTTCATGGCATAAAATAAAGGAAAAGGCAGACCACGTAATGATTGAGGGGGATGCTTCCGTAATTCTCCCCATAATGGTAAGTTCGCTTATAACGAGAAAAACGAAACAAGAAATGAAATAA